A genome region from Betaproteobacteria bacterium includes the following:
- the leuD gene encoding 3-isopropylmalate dehydratase small subunit, with the protein MDKFLRLEGLVAPLDRANVDTDAIIPKQFLKSIKRTGFGPNLFDEWRYMNHGEPGMDNSKRPLNPNFVLNLARYKGAQILLARENFACGSSREHAPWALMDFGFRTVIAPSYADIFFNNSFKNGLLPVVLEAKAVDQLFREVEGFPGYKLVVDLASQTVRTPGGAEYNFDIDPFRKHCLLEGLDEIWLTLKHRDEIEAFEAKHKSSQPWLFA; encoded by the coding sequence ATGGACAAATTCCTTCGGCTGGAAGGTTTGGTGGCGCCGCTCGACCGCGCCAACGTGGACACCGATGCCATCATCCCCAAGCAATTCTTGAAGTCCATCAAGCGCACCGGGTTCGGCCCCAATCTGTTCGACGAGTGGCGCTACATGAATCACGGTGAACCCGGGATGGACAACAGCAAGCGGCCGCTCAATCCCAACTTCGTGCTGAACCTGGCGCGTTACAAGGGCGCGCAAATTTTGCTGGCGCGGGAAAATTTCGCTTGCGGTTCCTCGCGCGAGCACGCCCCGTGGGCGCTGATGGATTTCGGTTTCCGCACGGTGATCGCGCCCAGTTACGCCGACATCTTTTTCAACAACTCCTTCAAGAACGGATTGCTGCCGGTGGTGCTGGAAGCCAAGGCCGTGGATCAGCTCTTTCGCGAAGTGGAAGGCTTCCCCGGCTACAAGCTGGTGGTCGACTTGGCGAGCCAAACGGTGCGCACGCCGGGCGGTGCCGAATACAACTTCGATATCGATCCCTTCCGCAAACATTGCTTGCTGGAAGGCTTGGACGAAATCTGGCTCACCTTGAAGCATCGCGACGAAATCGAGGCTTTCGAAGCGAAGCACAAATCCTCGCAACCTTGGCTGTTCGCTTGA
- the leuB gene encoding 3-isopropylmalate dehydrogenase, with protein MKIAVLPGDGIGTEIMKQALKVLSALERGGLSMEIAQAPVGGAGYDAAGDPLPAATLELAKKSDAVLFGSVGGPKYDALPRAMRPEQGLLRIRKELGLFANLRPAVLFPELASASSLKPEIVAGLDIMILRELTGDIYFGQPRGQRTNAAGEREGFDTMLYAESEIRRIAHVGFQTARKRQRKLCSVDKANVLDTSILWREVVTSVGKEYPDVELSHMYVDNAAMQLVRAPKQFDVIVTGNMFGDILSDEASMLTGSIGMLASASLNSEGKGLYEPIHGSAPDIAGKNAANPLATILSSAMMMRYSLGKPDVAQRIEAAVKSALVQGYRTADIYEPGAKKVGCEEMGDAVVAALHR; from the coding sequence ATGAAAATCGCAGTCCTCCCCGGTGACGGCATCGGCACCGAAATCATGAAGCAAGCCTTGAAGGTGCTAAGCGCGCTGGAGCGCGGCGGCCTTTCCATGGAAATAGCCCAAGCTCCGGTAGGGGGTGCTGGTTACGATGCGGCCGGCGATCCCTTGCCCGCGGCGACCCTGGAACTGGCGAAGAAATCCGACGCGGTGCTGTTCGGCTCCGTGGGCGGGCCCAAGTACGACGCACTACCGCGCGCCATGCGACCCGAGCAGGGCTTGCTTCGCATCCGCAAGGAACTGGGCTTGTTCGCCAATCTGCGTCCCGCCGTGTTGTTTCCCGAGTTGGCCAGCGCCTCATCGCTCAAGCCTGAGATAGTGGCCGGATTGGACATCATGATCCTGCGCGAACTGACGGGCGACATTTACTTCGGCCAGCCGCGCGGGCAGCGTACCAACGCGGCGGGCGAGCGCGAAGGCTTCGATACCATGCTCTACGCCGAATCCGAAATCCGGCGCATCGCCCACGTGGGTTTTCAAACGGCGCGCAAGCGCCAGCGCAAGCTGTGCTCGGTGGACAAGGCCAACGTGCTCGACACCAGCATTCTGTGGCGCGAGGTGGTCACCAGTGTCGGCAAGGAATACCCGGACGTGGAACTCTCCCATATGTACGTGGACAACGCCGCGATGCAGTTGGTGCGCGCGCCCAAGCAGTTCGACGTGATCGTCACCGGCAACATGTTCGGCGATATTCTTTCGGACGAGGCTTCAATGCTCACCGGGTCCATCGGCATGCTGGCCTCCGCGTCGCTCAATAGCGAAGGCAAGGGCTTGTACGAACCCATTCACGGTTCGGCTCCCGACATCGCCGGCAAGAATGCCGCCAATCCGCTGGCCACCATTCTTTCTTCGGCCATGATGATGCGTTACAGTCTCGGAAAACCGGACGTGGCGCAGCGCATCGAGGCTGCGGTGAAGTCTGCCCTGGTGCAGGGATACCGCACCGCGGACATCTACGAACCGGGTGCTAAGAAAGTGGGATGCGAGGAGATGGGCGATGCAGTGGTGGCAGCTTTGCACCGGTAA